From one Triticum urartu cultivar G1812 chromosome 3, Tu2.1, whole genome shotgun sequence genomic stretch:
- the LOC125549088 gene encoding uncharacterized protein LOC125549088 gives MEGTMKNGARAIKGKVAMAYSKYAGKAQAKPAPSVTTAHAYQPRYPSSIDATASAPYAAAGDVDERASAFILSVRERFKNEQTMMS, from the coding sequence ATGGAGGGAACCATGAAGAACGGCGCCAGGGCGATCAAAGGGAAGGTGGCGATGGCGTACTCCAAGTACGCCGGCAAGGCCCAGGCCAAGCCTGCCCCGAGCGTCACTACAGCACACGCCTACCAGCCAAGGTACCCTTCTTCCATTGACGCCACCGCGAGCGCCCCCTACGCCGCGGCTGGTGATGTCGACGAGAGGGCCTCGGCGTTCATACTGTCCGTCCGAGAGCGCTTCAAGAACGAGCAGACGATGATGAGTTAG